The Streptomyces aurantiacus genome includes a region encoding these proteins:
- the recG gene encoding ATP-dependent DNA helicase RecG: MDLVPVLEEPLKKVLGPATAKVMAEHLGLHTVGDLLHHYPRRYEERGQLTHLADLPLDEHATVVAQVADARLLTFASPKAPRGKGQRLEVTITDGSGQLKLVFFGNGVHKPHKELLPGTRALFAGKVSVFNRRLQLAHPAYELLRGDAESETVDTWAGALIPLYPATAKLESWKIAKAVQTVLPSAQEAVDPLPDPLRSGRGLVSLPEALLKIHRPHTKADIDDARSRLKWDEAFVLQVALARRRHADAQLPAVARKPKKDGLLSAFDAKLPFTLTEGQQKVSKEIFDDLATDHPMHRLLQGEVGSGKTMVALRAMLAVVDAGGQAAMLAPTEVLAQQHHRSVTEMMGELAEGGMLGGAEDSTKVVLLTGSMGTAARRQALLDLVTGEAGLVIGTHALIEDKVQFHDLGLVVVDEQHRFGVEQRDALRGKGKQPPHLLVMTATPIPRTVAMTVFGDLETSVLDQLPAGRSPIASHVVPAADKPHFLSRAWERVREEVSNGHQAYVVCPRIGDEDDDPKKSRKKPSPEDEAEKRPPLAVLDVAEQLAKGPLQGLGVEVLHGRMPPDDKDAVMRRFAAGQTQVLVATTVIEVGVNVPNATAMVIMDADRFGVSQLHQLRGRVGRGSAAGLCLLVTEMPEASPARRRLMSVAATLDGFELSRIDLEQRREGDVLGQAQSGARTSLRMLAVIEDEEIIAEAREEATAVVTADPDLEHLPGLRTALQALLDEEREQYLEKG; this comes from the coding sequence ATGGATCTCGTGCCCGTGCTCGAAGAACCACTGAAGAAGGTGCTCGGACCCGCCACCGCGAAGGTGATGGCCGAGCATCTCGGCCTGCACACCGTCGGCGACCTGCTGCACCACTATCCGCGCAGGTACGAGGAGCGGGGACAGCTCACCCACCTCGCCGACCTCCCTCTGGACGAGCACGCGACGGTGGTCGCCCAGGTCGCCGACGCCCGCCTGCTCACGTTCGCCTCGCCCAAGGCCCCCCGCGGCAAGGGCCAGCGCCTCGAAGTGACCATCACGGACGGCAGCGGCCAGCTCAAGCTGGTCTTCTTCGGCAACGGCGTGCACAAGCCCCACAAGGAGCTCCTGCCCGGCACCCGCGCGCTGTTCGCGGGCAAGGTCTCCGTCTTCAACCGCCGCCTCCAGCTGGCCCATCCCGCGTACGAGCTGCTGCGCGGCGACGCCGAGTCCGAGACGGTGGACACCTGGGCCGGAGCCCTGATCCCGCTCTATCCGGCGACCGCCAAGCTGGAGTCCTGGAAGATCGCCAAGGCGGTGCAGACCGTACTGCCGAGCGCGCAGGAGGCCGTCGACCCGCTGCCCGACCCGCTCCGGTCCGGCCGGGGCCTGGTCTCCCTCCCCGAGGCCCTGCTGAAGATCCACCGCCCGCACACGAAGGCGGACATCGACGACGCCCGCTCCCGCCTCAAGTGGGACGAGGCGTTCGTCCTCCAGGTGGCCCTCGCCCGCCGCCGCCACGCGGACGCCCAACTGCCCGCCGTGGCACGGAAGCCCAAGAAGGACGGACTGCTGTCCGCCTTCGACGCCAAGCTCCCCTTCACCCTCACCGAGGGCCAGCAGAAGGTCTCCAAGGAGATCTTCGACGACCTGGCCACGGACCACCCGATGCACCGGCTGCTCCAGGGAGAGGTCGGAAGCGGGAAGACGATGGTGGCCCTGCGCGCCATGCTCGCCGTCGTCGACGCGGGCGGGCAGGCGGCGATGCTGGCGCCCACCGAGGTGCTCGCCCAGCAGCATCACAGGTCGGTCACCGAGATGATGGGGGAGCTGGCCGAGGGCGGCATGCTCGGCGGCGCCGAGGACTCCACGAAGGTGGTGCTCCTGACCGGTTCCATGGGGACGGCCGCCCGCCGTCAGGCGCTGCTGGACCTGGTCACGGGCGAGGCCGGGCTGGTCATCGGCACACACGCGCTGATCGAGGACAAGGTGCAGTTCCACGACCTGGGGCTGGTCGTGGTGGACGAACAGCACCGCTTCGGCGTCGAGCAGCGCGACGCCCTGCGGGGCAAGGGCAAGCAGCCGCCGCACCTCCTCGTGATGACCGCCACGCCCATTCCCCGCACGGTCGCCATGACCGTCTTCGGCGACCTGGAGACCTCGGTCCTGGACCAGCTCCCCGCCGGGCGCTCACCCATCGCCAGCCATGTCGTCCCGGCGGCCGACAAGCCCCACTTCCTCTCCCGCGCGTGGGAGCGCGTCCGGGAGGAGGTCTCCAACGGACATCAGGCGTACGTCGTCTGCCCCCGCATCGGTGACGAGGACGACGACCCGAAGAAGTCCAGGAAGAAGCCGTCTCCCGAGGACGAGGCCGAGAAGCGCCCGCCCCTCGCGGTCCTCGACGTCGCCGAGCAGCTCGCGAAGGGCCCGCTCCAGGGTCTCGGGGTCGAGGTGCTCCACGGCCGTATGCCCCCGGACGACAAGGACGCGGTGATGCGCCGCTTCGCCGCGGGGCAGACGCAGGTTCTGGTCGCCACGACGGTCATCGAGGTCGGGGTGAACGTACCGAACGCGACAGCGATGGTGATCATGGACGCCGACCGGTTCGGCGTGTCCCAGCTCCACCAGTTGCGGGGCCGTGTCGGCCGTGGCTCCGCCGCGGGCCTGTGCCTCCTCGTCACCGAGATGCCGGAGGCGAGCCCGGCCCGCCGACGGCTGATGTCGGTGGCGGCCACGCTCGACGGCTTCGAGCTCTCCCGCATCGACCTCGAACAGCGGCGGGAGGGCGACGTCCTCGGCCAGGCCCAGTCCGGCGCCCGCACCTCACTGCGGATGCTCGCCGTCATCGAGGACGAGGAGATCATCGCCGAGGCCCGCGAGGAGGCGACCGCGGTGGTCACCGCCGACCCCGACCTGGAGCACCTGCCCGGCCTGCGTACGGCCCTCCAGGCCCTGCTGGACGAAGAGAGGGAGCAGTACCTGGAAAAGGGCTGA
- a CDS encoding HSP90 family protein, which translates to MDSQTSQSSQASQSPRTFQVDLRGLVDLLSHHLYSSPKVYLRELLQNAVDAITARRAEQPDAPALVRLFAGGGTLRVEDSGIGLTETDVHSLLATIGRSSKRADGLESARSDFLGQFGIGLLACFVVAERIRVVSRSARTPDAPPVEWTATDDGSYTVRTLPHAARAEPGTTVYLEARPGAADWLAADRVLSLARDFGSLLPYDVRVGDETVTDLPAPWDRAYPSPATRRVALARHCHDLFGFTPLDSIELNVPLAGIRGTAYVLPSAVSPAQRAGHRVHLKGMLLTERAEQLLPDWAFFVRCVLDTDSLRPTASRESLYEDETLAGVREALGERIRAWLTGLAAGDPERLAAFLSVHHLGVKSLARHDSEMLRTMLPWLPFETTDGHLSLEEFAQRHPVVHFTRTVEEYRQVAPIASAQGVGVVNGGYTYDSELVEALPSVRPGTVVAELDADTVTAHLDAVDPAEELALSAFLGAARAKLDPLGCDVVLRAFHPLSVPALHLDDRSARHEQARADAEEQADDLWAGILGSLRGSAPRARLVLNHLNPLIRRISSLDDRELIGTATESLYGQALLMAQRPLRPADSALLNRAFIGLLEWATHSNPPEEGPR; encoded by the coding sequence ATGGACTCCCAGACCTCACAGTCATCTCAGGCATCCCAGTCACCTCGTACGTTCCAGGTCGACCTGCGCGGCCTCGTGGACCTTCTCTCCCATCACCTCTACTCCAGTCCCAAGGTCTACCTGCGGGAGCTGCTGCAGAACGCCGTGGACGCGATCACCGCCCGCCGCGCCGAGCAGCCGGACGCGCCTGCCCTGGTGCGGCTGTTCGCCGGGGGCGGCACCCTGCGCGTGGAGGACTCCGGGATCGGGCTCACCGAGACGGACGTGCACAGCCTCCTGGCGACCATCGGCCGCAGCTCCAAGCGGGCCGACGGCCTGGAGTCGGCCCGTTCCGACTTCCTCGGCCAGTTCGGCATCGGCCTGCTCGCCTGCTTCGTGGTCGCCGAGCGCATCCGCGTGGTGAGCCGCAGCGCGCGCACGCCCGACGCGCCGCCCGTCGAGTGGACGGCGACCGACGACGGCTCCTACACGGTCCGTACGCTGCCGCACGCGGCCCGCGCCGAACCGGGCACTACCGTGTACCTGGAGGCCCGCCCGGGCGCCGCGGACTGGCTGGCCGCGGACCGGGTGCTGTCGCTGGCCCGGGACTTCGGATCGCTGCTGCCGTACGACGTCCGGGTGGGCGACGAGACGGTGACGGACCTTCCGGCGCCCTGGGACCGCGCCTACCCCAGTCCAGCCACCCGGAGGGTGGCCCTGGCCCGGCACTGCCACGACCTGTTCGGGTTCACGCCGCTGGACTCGATCGAGCTGAACGTGCCGCTGGCCGGGATCCGCGGGACGGCGTACGTGCTGCCGTCCGCGGTCAGCCCCGCCCAGCGCGCCGGTCATCGTGTGCACCTGAAGGGCATGCTGCTCACCGAGCGGGCCGAACAACTGCTGCCCGACTGGGCGTTCTTCGTGCGCTGTGTCCTCGACACGGACAGCCTGCGGCCCACCGCGTCGAGGGAGTCGCTGTACGAGGACGAGACCCTGGCGGGGGTGCGGGAGGCGCTGGGCGAGCGGATCCGGGCCTGGCTGACGGGGCTCGCGGCCGGTGATCCGGAGCGGCTGGCCGCCTTCCTGTCGGTGCACCACCTGGGGGTCAAGTCCCTGGCGCGGCACGACAGCGAGATGCTGCGCACGATGCTGCCGTGGCTGCCCTTCGAGACCACCGACGGGCATCTGTCGCTGGAGGAGTTCGCCCAGCGGCACCCGGTGGTGCACTTCACGCGGACCGTGGAGGAGTACCGCCAGGTCGCGCCGATCGCGTCCGCGCAGGGCGTGGGCGTGGTGAACGGCGGCTACACGTACGACAGCGAGCTCGTCGAGGCGCTGCCCTCGGTGCGCCCGGGGACGGTCGTGGCGGAGCTGGACGCCGACACGGTGACCGCGCATCTGGACGCGGTGGACCCCGCCGAGGAACTGGCTCTGTCGGCCTTCCTGGGAGCCGCGCGGGCGAAACTCGACCCCCTTGGGTGCGACGTCGTCCTGCGGGCCTTCCATCCGCTGTCCGTGCCCGCCCTGCACCTGGACGACCGGTCGGCCCGCCACGAGCAGGCCCGCGCGGACGCCGAGGAGCAGGCCGACGACCTGTGGGCGGGCATCCTCGGCTCCCTGCGCGGCAGCGCCCCGCGCGCGCGTCTGGTGCTCAACCACCTGAACCCGCTGATCCGGCGGATCAGTTCGCTCGACGACCGCGAACTGATCGGCACGGCCACGGAGTCGCTCTACGGACAGGCCCTTCTGATGGCGCAGCGCCCGCTGCGGCCGGCGGACTCGGCGCTCCTGAACCGGGCGTTCATCGGGCTCCTGGAGTGGGCCACCCACAGCAACCCCCCGGAGGAGGGTCCCCGATGA